Proteins encoded within one genomic window of Humulus lupulus chromosome 1, drHumLupu1.1, whole genome shotgun sequence:
- the LOC133792110 gene encoding inorganic pyrophosphatase TTM1-like, translating into MTAFVSSIFRGTKVGSVHFSLLSKVKYDIGDSCSLDYLIDSIFPLFRKHIEPDLPHAQIRINNSFVSSFCEVIYKLKCKTESRGGQSAYFLQEYELETDNFIEMYLRPPSASEEALTNDWIKVRQSGIRYYLSLGDQRIVDKNFIIRPKVEFETVGNEASKMGVSGPWLTKSYLKMSMDRKGVPRLNTLPLLPNTSLATGQQSRQNDNCTKANPGYSESC; encoded by the exons ATGACAGCGTTTGTATCCTCCATTTTCAGAGGCACCAAG GTCGGCAGTGTTCATTTTAGTCTCCTGTCCAAAGTTAAGTATGACATTGGTGATTCTTGTTCGCTGGATTACCTTATTGATAGCATTTTCCCTCTATTCAGAAAGCATATTGAGCCAGACCTTCCTCATGCACAG atTAGAATTAACAACAGCTTTGTTTCATCATTTTGCGAGGTAATCTATAAACTAAAATGCAAAACTGAG TCTCGAGGTGGACAATCTGCATATTTTCTTCAAGAATATGAATTAGAAACAGATAA TTTTATTGAGATGTACCTTAGACCTCCTTCAGCCAGTGAAGAAGCACTGACAAATGATTGGATAAAAGTGCGTCAATCTGGTATTAGATATTATCTATCTCTTGGTGATCAAAGGATTGTTGACAAGAATTTCATCATCAGGCCAAAAGTTGAGTTTGAG ACAGTTGGAAATGAAGCATCAAAGATGGGCGTTAGTGGACCGTGGCTCACTAAATCATATCTTAAAATGAGTATGGATAGAAAAG GTGTACCTCGTCTTAATACACTTCCACTTTTGCCTAATACATCTCTGGCCACTGGCCAGCAATCAAGACAAAACGATAATTGCACCAAGGCCAATCCGGGTTACTCTGAATCTTGTTAA